Within Desulfolithobacter dissulfuricans, the genomic segment ATCTCTTTCATCTGGCGCAGCACTTCGATTCCGTTCATTCCCGGCATGTTGATATCCAGGATGACCAGGTCCGGCGGATTGGCCTTGAATTTCTCCAGGGCTTCCTCGCCGTTATAGGCCGTGTCGACCTCGAACCCTTCATCCTCGAACTCCTCCCGGTACAGGAGCTGGATACCCTCTTCGTCATCCACGAGCAATATACGTTTCTTCCTGGTCTCCACTGGTACTCCTCCTAGAGGGCCTCGCGCAGATACCGGCAGGCATCTTCCGGAGGCATGGGATTGATATAGAAACCCGATCCCCACTCAAAACCAGCTATGCTGGTCAGCTTGGGAACAATTTCAAAATGCCAGTGATAATGTTCCAGCGGCTGTGAACGAAGTGGCTGGGTATGGAGCACAAAGTTGTAGGGCACGTTGGGAATACATGCATCAAGGCGCCGCAGACTCTCGGAAAAGATATCGGTCAGGGCGGCCATGGTCCTGTCATCCTGTTCTATGTACGAAGAGCTGTGCTGCCGCGGCAGGATCCACATCTCAAACGGGGTTCGCGGGGCAAAGGGTGTGACGGTCACGAACAGTTCATTACCGCAGACCAGCCTGATGTCCTGCTGGATCTCCTGGCGGATGATGTCACAGAAAATGCAGCGATCCTTGTACCTGTAATAGGAAAGACTGCCGTCAAGCTCTGAGGAAACCATGCGCGGCAGGACCGGCAGGGCGATGAGCTGGGAGTGGGAGTGTTCCAGTGACGCTCCGGCAGCGCGGCCGTAATTCTTGAACACCATGACATAGCGGAACCGGTCATCGCGGGCCAGGTCCCGGATCCGGTCCCGATAGGCCCGGAAGGTGAGAATCATCTGTTCATGGGGCAGATAGGTGAAGTGCTCCTCATGCTCCGGGGTCTCGATAATGACCTCGTGGGCCCCGATACCGTTCATCCGATCATAAAGCCCTTCGGCCTGCTTGTCCAGCTCACCCTCGATAACCAGGGCCGGATACTTGTTGGGCACCACCCGCAGCTGCCAGCTGGAGGAATTGGGCGGCATACCCGGCTCCCGGCCGTAGACCAGAACCTCATCAGGGGTGGTTTTTTCATTGCCGGGACAGAGAGGGCAGAAACCACCCTTGGTCGGATAATCTTCGATTATAAAATCAGTGGGGCGTTTGGACCGTTCCTTGGCAATGATGATCCAACGGCCCAGGATAGGATCCTTGCGGAGCTCTGGCATGATGTTTTTTTCTAATCCTGTTCTCAGGTGGACACAGATCGGTACCTGCTGCGAGACACAGAACGCCCGCAGCTGTCCGGGCTATCTGCCCTGGGCTTTTTCAAGCTGTTCCTGTTTGGTTTTGCAGTCAATACATAACTCAGCAACCGGTCGGGCTTCAAGACGTTTTATGCCGATTTCTCCACCGCAACCGTCACAGATGCCATAGGTACCCTCCTCGATACGGTGCAGGGCTTCATCGATCTTGTCCATGAGTTTCCGTTCCCGCCCTCGGATACGCAGCTCGAAACTGCGATCCGATTCCACCGTAGCCCGGTCATTGGGGTCAGGAATATTGCCGCTCTGGGTGGATATCTCGGAGAGGGTCTGTTCCACGTCCGAAATAATGGCCTGCTTCATGTCCAGCAGCTGCTCCTTAAACTGCTGCAGATCTTTCTTATCCATAGATAATCCCCGACTGGTAATCGTTCCCGGTCTGCAGAGGCCGACTGACCGGCCGTCATGGTTTATGTCCTGTACTCTCCGAAGGCTCTTGTCTGCAAAAATCTCCGCTCTTGCCACCACTCTTGCGAACCAGCCTGATATCAGAGATTTCCATGCTCTTGTCCACCGCCTTGCACATATCATAAATGGTGAGTGCTGCCACCGATACTGCGGTCAGAGCCTCCATCTCCACCCCGGTGCGGCCGGTTATGCCGACAGTGGCCTCGATATGGATGGTCCGGCCGTCGTCTGAAAAACGAAACCCGATGTCGGCGCTGGTGATGGCCAGCGGGTGGCAGAGAGGTATGAGCTGGTCCACCTTCTTGGACGCCATGATGCCGGCAATCCGGGCAACCCCAAGGACGTCGCCTTTTTTCATGGTCCCTTCCCGGACCATGGCAAAGGCCTGTTCAGACATGGTAATCCGCCCTTCGGCCGTAGCCCGGCGAACGGTCTCGCCCTTGGCACTCACGTCCACCATCCGGGCATTGCCGCTGGCATCAAAGTGGGTGAACTTCAATCCTGCTTCCATCTACGCTTCCTCGGCCTGCTGTTTCTTTTTATGTTTCTTCAGGTGACCGTGAAACAGCCGGGAGAAAAAGCCCTCATCCTCTGGTTCCTGACCACCGGTCGAGTCAAACTGGTGCAGCAGTTCCTTTTGTTCTTTGGTGAGCTTTCTGGGAATCTGGACCTGAACCTCGACGACCATGTCTCCCCGACCCCGGCCACGGAGGCTGGGCACCCCTTCTCCGCGCAGGGTAAAACGCTGCCCGGGCTGAGTGCCGGCGGGAATTTCCAGGGTGGTGGAACCGTGGATGGTCGGGACTTCCACCTTGCAGCCCAGGGTCGCCTGGACCATGGGCAGGGGATAACGAAGATAGATTGTCTGACCATCCCGTTCAAAGAATTCATGACGCTGGACATGGAGGACCACGTAGAGGTCACCGGAGGGTCCCCCCCGACGGCCGCCCTCGCCCTCTCCCCGCAACCGCATCTGGGCTCCGGTGTCAACGCCGGCCGGAATATTGATCTTGACCTTCTTGGTCCGATTGACCAGTCCCTGGCCGTTGCAGTCAGTACACGGTTCCAGAATGACCTGGCCCCGGCCATGGCACTGGGGACAGGTGGAACTGACCTGGAAAAATCCCTGGGAGCGAAGAACCTGCCCCCGTCCACGGCAGGTGGGACAGACCTGGGGCCGATAGCCCGGCCGGGCCCCGGTCCCTTCGCAGGTCCAGCAGGTTTCCCGCTTGGTGATCTCCACTTCTTTGTTGGTCCCGTGCACCGCTTCCATGAAGGTAATCTCCATGTCATAGCGGAGATCATCACCCTGGATGGGGCCATTGGGATTGCGGCGGCGGGTATTGAAGCCAAAGAGATCGCCGAAAAGATCGTTGAATGACGAGAAGATGTCGTCACTGGGACCCGAATAACCGCTGTTTTTCAGTCCCTCATGGCCGTAGGTGTCATACACGCGTCGTTTCTGCTCATCACTGAGAACTTCGTAGGCCTCGGCGGCCTCCTTGAAACGGGCTTCGGCTTCCGGATCGTCGGGATTGCGGTCCGGATGATATTTCATGGCCAGCTTGCGGTAGGATTTTTTAATCACTTCCATGCTGGCATCCCGGGAAACCCCGAGAATCTCGTAGTAATCTCTGCTCATATTCGTACTGTCATCGGCAGCAACCGGTTATCTTGAGGTTAATAAGCGGACACGACGTCTCCCCGACCGTTGCCGGGATGGTTGCGGGAAAGAGGCCTGGCCAGATTCTGCCTGGTCCTCCTGGCGGGTGAAGCACCGATCCGGCTCAGACGGTCTCGGCTCCATCGGATTCCTCGGTCTCGGCATCCTGAGCCGACCGACGCTGCTTGGGCAACTCGAGAATATTATCAAAAGTTACCTTGCCCGCCGCGATTTCCCGCAGGGTCATGACCACCTCTTTGTTCTTTCCCTCCACCAGATACGGCTCACCATTGCGGTGCTGGCGGATACGTTCAACGGCAAGGTGAATCAGGGCAAAACGATTGTCATCACCGACAGTGGCGAGACAGTCTTCAACGGTAATACGAGCCATGGCTGGAAAACCTCCAAAAGATTATCAGGTAACGAATCCAAACGATACATTACATGATAGCAGATAGTACTTTAGCAAATAATCATTTTTATTTTTTTGGCAAGAATCCCATCCGGCCAAAAATATTCCAGGACAAACATGCCCTGGTGAAGAACCGGCACGCCGGTGTCTGAAAACCAGAAATTCTGGGGATCACGGGCTGTTATTTTTCAAACGGATTGCGCAGAAGCAGGGTCTCGTCCCGGTCTGGACCGACAGAAACAATAACCGGTGCAACCCCGGTGATATCCTCGATCCGTTTGATATAGTCCCTGGCATTGTCTGGCAGCTCTTCAAGGGAGCGCGCCCGGGTAATATCCTCGGTCCAGCCGGGCATTTCCTCGTACACCGGCCGGGCCAGAGCAGACTTGCGGATATTTCCGGGCATGCAGTGAAACTCCTCCCCCTCCACCAGGTACTTGTTGGCAATCTTCAGGACCGGCTGCCCCGAGAGGACATCGAGCTTGGTGATCGCCAGACCGGTCAGGCCATTGAGGCGAACCGCATCGTTGGCAACCACGGCATCGAGCCAGCCACAGCGGCGCCGACGGCCGGTGGTGGCCCCGAACTCCCGACCCTTGGCCTGCAGAGCATCGCCCACCGGATCGCCTTCGGGAAGCTCAGTGGGGAACGGCCCCTCTCCCACCCGGGTGGTGTAGGCCTTGAGAATGCCGATGACCTCGTCGATATGGGCCGGACCATAGCCGGCACCGATACAGGCGTTACCGGAAATGGTGTTGGACGAGGTGACAAAGGGATAGGTTCCGTGATCGATATCGAGCTGGGTTCCCTGGGCGCCCTCGAAGAGGATGTTCTTTCCTTCCCGCCGGGCCGTGTCCAGGGTCGTGGACACGTTGGCGATAAAGGGCTCGAGCTGTCGGGCAAAGTCCTCGAACTGGGCCCGGATTGCATCAAAGGATACCGGTTCAGCGCCAAATTTTTTTGTCAGGAGAAAGTTTTTCTCCTCCACGTTGGAACGGAGTTTGTCGAGAAACAGTTCCGGATCGAGCAGGTCACCGGCCTTGATGCCGAAACGGCCCACCTTGTCCATGTAACAGGGGCCGATCCCCCGGCCGGTGGTCCCGATCTTCCGGCCCTTGGAGAGCGAGGCCTCCCGGGCCTGATCCAGGCTCTTGTGATAGGGCATGATCAGATGGGCGTTTTCACTGATCATCAGCCGCTGTGGGGTAACCGGCAGTCCCTGGGCATCGAGACCGGCGATCTCTTCGAGTAACACCTCGGGATCAATGATCACCCCGTTGCCGATCATGCAGATTTTGTCCTCATAGAGGATCCCGGAGGGGATGATGTGAAAGATAAATTCCTTCCCGTCTACCACCAGGGTATGACCGGCATTATTGCCGCCCTGAAAGCGAACAATACAATCTGCGTACTTTGTCAGCAGATCAACTATCTTGCCCTTGCCTTCGTCTCCCCACTGGGTGCCGACCACTACCACACTGGCCATGATAAACTCCTGAGATTAAACTTGAGGCTGTCCTGAAAAATCAGGGTGTTCGTCCACGATCAGGAAAGGAAAAAAATCTTACCGCAGGCATCTGTCCAACCATTGCGAGGATAAAATTTTTCACCTGCCGCAGAGATCAGGCGAAAAGACAATTTTTCAGGGTTGCCGTGATACAAAATAAAAGGCCGACCAGTATACCCGAAGGCCATACTGGCAGCCTGAAAAACCGGAGAAATATAGCCAGGAATGATTGAAAAGTCAAACGATGTGAAAAAAAACCCCGAATTCGGGGCTGAAATCACCGGTGAAGAGAAAAAGCAGACAGGCAGCTCTACTGCTGACTACTCTGCATGAACTCCTGCAGAAGGGGATCGGAGGAGATGATGTAGTAGATGACCGCTGGCTCCTGGTCGTCGGCGCCGGCATTGGAAATGGTAATTGAGCTGGCGAACTTGACCGTGGCCAGCACCTTGATGCTGCCGTCTTTCTTGGCAATGTTGAACTGGTCCTCGCTGATCTTGCCGTCCTTGTTCCAGGCCCAGTAGATCATCTTGTCATGGGCCATGGTGGTGGGCTCGCCAAACCGGTCAAGAAGCTCGACAATCATGGCCTTGACCTCCCCGGAACCGGCTTTTTCATTGCGGTGATACAGGGCCAGCACGGTGCCGTCCCTTTCTGCCGCTACAACCCCGGTTCCGCCATCCATGAACTTGATGGTGCCCGGGTAGGCGTCTTCCATGGCCGCATCCCTGGCCTTTTCCATCTGGGCGGCGGTCAGCTTTCTGCCAAGTATATAGTCACCGATGCCAAGACCGAGTCCGGCAACCGTCTCGACCTTTGAGGCAACAGCGCCTCCGGTGGAAGGCATCAGAAGAAACGAAGTCAACAACAGGGATACGAGACTGATGGTTTTGAAAAATTTCATGATCAGGTTTTTCTTTCCTTTCCGTGGTAAAAAAGTCCCCGGACTGCGGAGGGCACAGCCCGGGGACAGGATAGGCAGGTAAGATTCTATCTGCGGTTTACTGCTTATACCGGTCTGCCTGCTCGGCCTGGATAGCCTTCATGACGTCGGTCCCAAAACCTTCCTGGCGCCACTTGTGCTCGGGCCGGGACAGGATCTCGCCGATGGCCTTCTCGTACTTGGCGGTCATGCCATGCTCGGTGGCCAGCTTCATCAGCTCGGGCAGGAACTTGAAGTAGAATACCTCGGCGACATCGTACATTCCATGCCAATGGGTGTAGTCCGGTCCCTGCATGGCTGCACCGTGCCGGGCGCGCCGTCCCTGATGGTGCCACAGCTCCCACCAGTACCAGCCCAGGTCGGTATGGAAGGTGGAGCCCTTGATCAGGCCGTCCTTTTTGGCCATACCGTACAGTTTTTTGGCAGGCTTGGCGAATTTTTCGTTGTAGGTCACAACCAGGGCGTCGAACTGCTTGTAGAAGTTATCTACCTGCTGCATGCCGTGACAGGACTTGCAGACACCCTTCATGTTGTTACGCCGGTCCTCCCAGGAGATAACCTTCTCGACCTGCTTCTCGGCGCTGATCTTTTTCCACTTGCCGTTCTCGATAACAAAGGTCTTGTAGGTTGCCTTCTGGCCGGGCTGCGGCGGAATCTCGCCCGGAATGTCAGCCACGGTGCCGTCGGTGAAGATGGCCCGATTCAGCTTGACAGACACTTTCGGACGCAGGGTCCAGGAAATACGGTCACCAACGTTATGGGTGTTCTGGGCAATGCCGCCATCCAGCTTCACGTAGGAACCCATGTGACAGGTGGAACAGGTCGGGGCGGTGTAGTAATCCTTACCCAGTACCCAGGTGCCGTTCTTGAGGATGTTCATACCGTTCATACCACCCTCACGGACCGCGGAGTAGTAGGCAATACCGTGCTTGGACTCCTCGTAAACCTCTTTCTGCGGATGGTCCGGGCCGAGATGACACTTGCCGCAGTTCTCCGGCTGACGGGCAACCGAAGAGCGGAAGGAATGCTTGGAATGGCAGGCCATACAGGAACCCTTGGTTCCGTCCGGGTTGAGCCGGCCAATACCGGTATTGGGCCAGGTCATGGGATCAAGCATTACAGCCTTGGCTTCGTTCTTGAGCGGCTTGCCGTCCTTGCCCTTGAGTACCTTGACCACGGAACCGTGACACTGCCAGCAGCCGTTGGCGGCGTCGGCCTTGTCTTCCATGGAGCAGATAACCTCACCCAGGACGTTGTCCAGGGAAGCCATAATCTGGCCGGCGGTGGCATGATGGGAGTTCACCATCTCTTTTACCTCGCGCTCATGGCAGTACCCACAGTCACGCGGCGAGAGAATGGTCTTGATGAAGGCGCCCTCGTGCTCGTAACCGAGCGCATCACCCTTGTCGGCGGCATGGCAGTTGTAACAGCCGATCTGGCCGTCCTTGGCAGCCGCATGGGGCGAATGCTGCCACTGCTTGACCAGGGAACCGTTTTCCTTGAGATGGCAGTTGACGCACTTGACGTTTATTGCCTTTGCTTCCTTGTTCTGGGTATCCTTGGACTGCTCGGTGGTCGCGTATGCGGCGCCGGCGGCAAAGAGTCCCAGGACAACCATGCAAAATGTTTTTTTCAAATGTTTCATACAGTTTCCTCCTGATATGGAACTTCGTTGGGCAATCCTCTGATGGACCACCAGGTCCACCTGCAAAGTGTTTTTCTCTGCAGCTTCACCTCCTTTGTCTCTACGTTCAACAACCTCCTTGCAGTTATGTGTCTTTTTTTCTTGATTACGGGCCATTATTCCCCTGAGGCGGCGGACCCGGAGACATACGGATCATCTTCCTGCCAGAAGGGGAAAACCTTGCTCAGTATATAGAGAATCACCAGGGGCAGAACCATGATGATGATGGCCGGCAAAATACCTTCCTTTTCAAGCCACTGGGGCTGAAAGATCACCGAGCCGCGCTCGCTCTTGGACATGAGCTGGCCGCCGATGACCACGTTCCACCGCATGAGCAGAACCTGGAACAGGATCATCAGGGAGACCACCGGGGCCAGGAACTTGACCAGGCCATCCCCGATCCTGAAGAGGTTCATGAAGGTCAGGATAAAAAACGGGATCACAGAGAAGATGCCCACCTGCAGGACCCAGAAGCTAATGTACAGCGGTCCCCAGTAAAGTTCGTGCAGGGCATGCCAGTGATGGGTGGCCATATAGGCATGGGAGAAGAGCTCCAGCATCTCGAAGGTGAAGTCGAGGATGAAAAACCCCCACAGATACTTGATGCAGGTGCGGATACATTCCAGGTCCACCGGCCTCCCCTTGATCTTCATGATGAACATGTAGGCCACGATGATACCGGCGATACCGGAGACACAGGCAGAGAGGAGAAAGATTACCGGCATGAGCGGCGTGGCCCACATGGGGTTGGCCTTGACCCCGCCAAAGATAAAACCGACATAACCGTGGAGCACACAGGCCATGGGGATACCCAATCCGGCGAGGAAGGAGATGATCTTGTGGTCGAGATGCAGGGACCGGGACGACAGGTTGTCGCTCCCGATGCTGAGCACGTTATAGACCGTGCGCATGAAACCGGTGGCCTGATCCTTGAGCACCACCAGGGTAGGCCGGTAAATGAAGAGGATCTCCAGGATCAGGACAATGGCATAGGCGGAGTAGATGTATCCGAACCCGGCCATTGCCGAGGTGGGACTCGGAGTGAGCATCATATTGAAGGCCCGCTCGGGATGACCAAGATGGTTCAGAAGCGGCAGGGTCGCACAGGCCAGGAAGGCCAGAGCGAAAACCAGGGAAAAGCGGGCAATGGGCTTCAAGGCCTTGACATGGAAGACATGATAGAGCGAGGAGACAATAAAGGCCCCTGCAACGATCCCGGTGATATAGGGATAGAGAACGATCATCAGGCTCCAGTGCACATGGAGATCGTTGGGAAACGCGTATCCGATGGCGCCGGTGGCCGTTTCAGCAAGTCCGTGCATTAGACAACCTCCCTTCTCAGGCCCACGTAGTGGAGCGAGGGCTTGTTGCCCATGCCCGGTTTCAGTACAGACACCACGTGTGGCTGATGCAAAATTTTGTATACTTCCGAATTTCTGTCGTTCACATCACCGAACTTGCGCGCCTGGACCGGGCAGACGTTGACGCAGGCCGGCAGGAGTCCCTTGCGGACCCGGTGGTAGCACCAGGTACACTTGTCGGCGGTCTTGGTTTTCGGATTGATGAAACGCACTGAGTAGGGACAGGCCTGAACACAATAGGAGCAGGCCACGCACCGTTTCTGGTCGATCAGGACAAAACCGTCCTTGGTCTGATAGGTGGCCCCCACCGGACAGACCTGGACACAGGACGGCTTTTCACACATGTTGCAGAGCTTGGGGACAAAAAAGGTATCCCGCACCGGATGGGGAATATCGGTGCGTGGTTTCTGGTAACCGTCCAGCCCACCGTTGGGTGAATCGACATAGACATTGTCATGGTCGTCGATCACGTAGCGCTCCACCCAGGTGCGGTAGTTGCCGTCCGGTACCTGGTACTCGTTCTTGTCGGCCACACAGCAGGAGCCGCAGCCGATACAGCGGGTGATATCGACGATAAAGACGAACTTCTTCCCCTTGATAAAGGGACCTTCCTGCTCCCGCATCCCGGGAATCTGTTCGGGAACGTCCATGGCCCCAGCAGGAATCACAAGGAGCAGCGACCCGGCGATGGTTCCGCCAAGCACCTTCTTGATAAAGGCCCGCCGGTCCCGGCTTATCTCAGACTGAATTGCATCCATCATTTGCTTTCCTCCTCGACACCGACAATGGCCCTGGCCTCCAGTACCCACATCATCGGCGAGTGGACATTGTGACACTGGTTACAGTTATGATCCGTGCGCACATGCTTCTGCTCCAGATGCTCCGGCATGGAAATCATCTTGATGGCCTCTTTGGGCCGGGCCCTGATAATCTTGTTATGACAGCGCAGACAAAGGGTCTTGATCTCTTCGCCCTGCTTCTTGGGCAGTTTGGCAACGACCTTGCCGTCCTTCACATGATCGGCCACCGGCCCGTGACAGAACTCGCAGGAAACCGTGCGATGTATGCCCTCGAGATGCATTTCCCGGATATAGGGATGGCAGGAAAGACAGGCGGCGTTGGTGCCGTTGCGGATGGGCCGGTTGACCTCGTCCTTGATGGCATCGGCGCGGTAATGGCCATACTTGCCAAAGGACTCGGGAATCACCATGGACCGGACCGTCACACCCACAACAGCGACAACGGCCAGGACCAGGACAATCCTGATCACATGTGTGTTGTATTTCGACTTATACTCTGGCTGCACGTGAACCTCCCTGAAACTGGACTGCTTGAACCTCGGGTTACAGTGGGTTTTCCCTATATAAGCAAGCCCTGTTCCATATTCTTTTTTTCTTTTTTTTCAACACATTGCAATCCATACCAAATTGGATAGTTACCCGCCGGTAACACAAGGAAGCATATGGCGTTACCGATGGGTAACCCGGGCTTTATCTCAAAATCGACCGCATGGCGGAAGGGCAAAATGCAATGAAAGTGGACGTATGGGTGCCTTGAAAATACAATTTTGCAAGGTTGCCTTACGGGTTGACCTAGATCAAGGCGCAAACCGACAAAACAGCTACCATGGACTGGTAAAACCCTATTCCGTGATTATTTTATTTCCAGAAACGATCCCTGAAATACGAGGCTGAAGATGGCAAAACAATTCAGTTCAAAACGGATGCAGCGCGAGGCCAGAACCGTGGAGGTGATGATCCGCCGCTATTGTCGGGACAAACATGGGAGTGGTCAGGGGGAGCTATGCGACCAGTGCCAGGAACTGCTTGACTACGCCTATCTGCGTCTTACGCACTGTCCTTTCCAGGATGGCAAGACAACCTGCGGCAAGTGTCCGGTCCACTGTTACAAGCCGGGAATGAGACAAGAAATCCAGGAAGTCATGCGATATGTGGGGCCGAAAATGGTGCTCACCAACCCGCTGATGGCCCTGAGCCACGCCTTGGACGGGCTTCGCAGAAAACCGGTCAAACGGCGCTCCTCTGCTGCTTGACACTGGTTGGCAAATCCCGTACAGTGTGGCAGATATCGGCCGGACTCCTCTTGGGGTCTGCTGCCGGACTGGTTTTCCCGGGCAGCGCCTTGGCCCTCACCCGGCCCTGCTGCCTTGACCGTCATGACCGGCTCCTGAAACCGGGGGCCAACTCAAACAAAAGAGTACGCTTCCACAGAGGAGCCCGGAGCTGCTCCAAGCGGTGGCCCCGGCCTCTGACTTCTGAATTCGGATACATATGTTTGGCATCGGACTTCCTGAAATGATCGTGATCCTGGCAGTGGCTCTCATCGTGGTGGGCCCTGACAAGCTGCCGGACCTGGCCC encodes:
- the dksA gene encoding RNA polymerase-binding protein DksA; translation: MDKKDLQQFKEQLLDMKQAIISDVEQTLSEISTQSGNIPDPNDRATVESDRSFELRIRGRERKLMDKIDEALHRIEEGTYGICDGCGGEIGIKRLEARPVAELCIDCKTKQEQLEKAQGR
- a CDS encoding response regulator produces the protein METRKKRILLVDDEEGIQLLYREEFEDEGFEVDTAYNGEEALEKFKANPPDLVILDINMPGMNGIEVLRQMKEINPDLPVILSSAYQEYKQDFGTWASEEYIVKSANLDELKAAVHKYLDA
- a CDS encoding adenylosuccinate synthase codes for the protein MASVVVVGTQWGDEGKGKIVDLLTKYADCIVRFQGGNNAGHTLVVDGKEFIFHIIPSGILYEDKICMIGNGVIIDPEVLLEEIAGLDAQGLPVTPQRLMISENAHLIMPYHKSLDQAREASLSKGRKIGTTGRGIGPCYMDKVGRFGIKAGDLLDPELFLDKLRSNVEEKNFLLTKKFGAEPVSFDAIRAQFEDFARQLEPFIANVSTTLDTARREGKNILFEGAQGTQLDIDHGTYPFVTSSNTISGNACIGAGYGPAHIDEVIGILKAYTTRVGEGPFPTELPEGDPVGDALQAKGREFGATTGRRRRCGWLDAVVANDAVRLNGLTGLAITKLDVLSGQPVLKIANKYLVEGEEFHCMPGNIRKSALARPVYEEMPGWTEDITRARSLEELPDNARDYIKRIEDITGVAPVIVSVGPDRDETLLLRNPFEK
- a CDS encoding cytochrome c3 family protein — translated: MQPEYKSKYNTHVIRIVLVLAVVAVVGVTVRSMVIPESFGKYGHYRADAIKDEVNRPIRNGTNAACLSCHPYIREMHLEGIHRTVSCEFCHGPVADHVKDGKVVAKLPKKQGEEIKTLCLRCHNKIIRARPKEAIKMISMPEHLEQKHVRTDHNCNQCHNVHSPMMWVLEARAIVGVEEESK
- a CDS encoding multiheme c-type cytochrome; translation: MKHLKKTFCMVVLGLFAAGAAYATTEQSKDTQNKEAKAINVKCVNCHLKENGSLVKQWQHSPHAAAKDGQIGCYNCHAADKGDALGYEHEGAFIKTILSPRDCGYCHEREVKEMVNSHHATAGQIMASLDNVLGEVICSMEDKADAANGCWQCHGSVVKVLKGKDGKPLKNEAKAVMLDPMTWPNTGIGRLNPDGTKGSCMACHSKHSFRSSVARQPENCGKCHLGPDHPQKEVYEESKHGIAYYSAVREGGMNGMNILKNGTWVLGKDYYTAPTCSTCHMGSYVKLDGGIAQNTHNVGDRISWTLRPKVSVKLNRAIFTDGTVADIPGEIPPQPGQKATYKTFVIENGKWKKISAEKQVEKVISWEDRRNNMKGVCKSCHGMQQVDNFYKQFDALVVTYNEKFAKPAKKLYGMAKKDGLIKGSTFHTDLGWYWWELWHHQGRRARHGAAMQGPDYTHWHGMYDVAEVFYFKFLPELMKLATEHGMTAKYEKAIGEILSRPEHKWRQEGFGTDVMKAIQAEQADRYKQ
- the moaC gene encoding cyclic pyranopterin monophosphate synthase MoaC; the protein is MEAGLKFTHFDASGNARMVDVSAKGETVRRATAEGRITMSEQAFAMVREGTMKKGDVLGVARIAGIMASKKVDQLIPLCHPLAITSADIGFRFSDDGRTIHIEATVGITGRTGVEMEALTAVSVAALTIYDMCKAVDKSMEISDIRLVRKSGGKSGDFCRQEPSESTGHKP
- the rpoZ gene encoding DNA-directed RNA polymerase subunit omega, which gives rise to MARITVEDCLATVGDDNRFALIHLAVERIRQHRNGEPYLVEGKNKEVVMTLREIAAGKVTFDNILELPKQRRSAQDAETEESDGAETV
- a CDS encoding 4Fe-4S dicluster domain-containing protein, which encodes MMDAIQSEISRDRRAFIKKVLGGTIAGSLLLVIPAGAMDVPEQIPGMREQEGPFIKGKKFVFIVDITRCIGCGSCCVADKNEYQVPDGNYRTWVERYVIDDHDNVYVDSPNGGLDGYQKPRTDIPHPVRDTFFVPKLCNMCEKPSCVQVCPVGATYQTKDGFVLIDQKRCVACSYCVQACPYSVRFINPKTKTADKCTWCYHRVRKGLLPACVNVCPVQARKFGDVNDRNSEVYKILHQPHVVSVLKPGMGNKPSLHYVGLRREVV
- a CDS encoding nitrous oxide-stimulated promoter family protein; amino-acid sequence: MAKQFSSKRMQREARTVEVMIRRYCRDKHGSGQGELCDQCQELLDYAYLRLTHCPFQDGKTTCGKCPVHCYKPGMRQEIQEVMRYVGPKMVLTNPLMALSHALDGLRRKPVKRRSSAA
- the nrfD gene encoding NrfD/PsrC family molybdoenzyme membrane anchor subunit produces the protein MHGLAETATGAIGYAFPNDLHVHWSLMIVLYPYITGIVAGAFIVSSLYHVFHVKALKPIARFSLVFALAFLACATLPLLNHLGHPERAFNMMLTPSPTSAMAGFGYIYSAYAIVLILEILFIYRPTLVVLKDQATGFMRTVYNVLSIGSDNLSSRSLHLDHKIISFLAGLGIPMACVLHGYVGFIFGGVKANPMWATPLMPVIFLLSACVSGIAGIIVAYMFIMKIKGRPVDLECIRTCIKYLWGFFILDFTFEMLELFSHAYMATHHWHALHELYWGPLYISFWVLQVGIFSVIPFFILTFMNLFRIGDGLVKFLAPVVSLMILFQVLLMRWNVVIGGQLMSKSERGSVIFQPQWLEKEGILPAIIIMVLPLVILYILSKVFPFWQEDDPYVSGSAASGE
- the dnaJ gene encoding molecular chaperone DnaJ, producing MSRDYYEILGVSRDASMEVIKKSYRKLAMKYHPDRNPDDPEAEARFKEAAEAYEVLSDEQKRRVYDTYGHEGLKNSGYSGPSDDIFSSFNDLFGDLFGFNTRRRNPNGPIQGDDLRYDMEITFMEAVHGTNKEVEITKRETCWTCEGTGARPGYRPQVCPTCRGRGQVLRSQGFFQVSSTCPQCHGRGQVILEPCTDCNGQGLVNRTKKVKINIPAGVDTGAQMRLRGEGEGGRRGGPSGDLYVVLHVQRHEFFERDGQTIYLRYPLPMVQATLGCKVEVPTIHGSTTLEIPAGTQPGQRFTLRGEGVPSLRGRGRGDMVVEVQVQIPRKLTKEQKELLHQFDSTGGQEPEDEGFFSRLFHGHLKKHKKKQQAEEA
- the galT gene encoding galactose-1-phosphate uridylyltransferase, producing the protein MPELRKDPILGRWIIIAKERSKRPTDFIIEDYPTKGGFCPLCPGNEKTTPDEVLVYGREPGMPPNSSSWQLRVVPNKYPALVIEGELDKQAEGLYDRMNGIGAHEVIIETPEHEEHFTYLPHEQMILTFRAYRDRIRDLARDDRFRYVMVFKNYGRAAGASLEHSHSQLIALPVLPRMVSSELDGSLSYYRYKDRCIFCDIIRQEIQQDIRLVCGNELFVTVTPFAPRTPFEMWILPRQHSSSYIEQDDRTMAALTDIFSESLRRLDACIPNVPYNFVLHTQPLRSQPLEHYHWHFEIVPKLTSIAGFEWGSGFYINPMPPEDACRYLREAL